One genomic window of Micromonospora sp. WMMD1128 includes the following:
- a CDS encoding acyclic terpene utilization AtuA family protein — protein sequence MSALRVGNASGFYGDRFAAWREMLDGGELDVLTGDYLAELTMLILGRDRMRDPSLGYAKTFLRQLEGVLGTALERGVTLVTNAGGLNPGGLADAVRSLAARLGLDVRVGYVEGDALPRPDALTANAYLGAFGIAACLDAGADVVVTGRVTDASLTVGPAIARFGWTRDDLDALAGATVAGHLIECGAQVTGGNFSFFTELPDGGHRPGFPIAELHPDGSSVLTKHPGTGGAVTVETVTAQLLYEVGGPDYLGPDVVTRLDTVRLEQEGPDRVRVSGVRGTPPPDTLKVGVNNLGGFRNSMTFVLCGLDIPAKAALVRGQVEEAVGVDGLEFTLARTDHPDAADTEAASALLHVHLRDGDRARAGRAFSTAAVELALASYPGCTLTTLPGDATPYGVFTADTVAQDAVEHVAVLPSGERVPIPPPPTTKRLAGPPPLPNALSGAPALHLSRRGALGEVVGARSGDKGGDANLGVWARTDATWDWLRGWLTVERLADLLPETATLAVERYELPNLRAVNFVIRGLLGPGVAASTRFDPQAKALGELLRARVVDLPAEVPA from the coding sequence ATGAGCGCGCTGCGGGTCGGCAACGCCTCCGGCTTCTACGGCGACCGGTTCGCCGCCTGGCGGGAGATGCTCGACGGCGGTGAGTTGGACGTGCTGACCGGCGACTACCTGGCCGAGTTGACCATGCTGATCCTCGGCCGGGACCGGATGCGTGACCCGTCGCTCGGCTACGCGAAGACGTTCCTGCGGCAACTGGAGGGCGTGCTCGGCACCGCGCTGGAGCGCGGGGTCACCCTTGTCACGAACGCCGGCGGCCTCAACCCGGGCGGCCTGGCCGACGCGGTCCGGTCGCTCGCCGCGCGGCTCGGCCTCGACGTGCGGGTCGGGTACGTGGAGGGCGACGCGCTCCCCCGACCGGACGCGCTCACCGCGAACGCGTACCTGGGCGCGTTCGGGATCGCGGCCTGCCTCGACGCGGGCGCGGACGTGGTGGTCACCGGGCGGGTCACCGACGCCTCCCTGACGGTGGGGCCGGCGATCGCCCGCTTCGGCTGGACCCGCGACGACCTCGACGCGCTGGCCGGGGCGACAGTCGCCGGGCACCTGATCGAGTGTGGGGCGCAGGTCACCGGCGGCAACTTCAGCTTCTTCACCGAGCTGCCGGACGGCGGGCACCGGCCCGGCTTCCCGATCGCCGAGCTGCACCCGGACGGGTCGTCGGTGCTCACCAAACACCCGGGCACCGGTGGCGCGGTCACCGTCGAGACGGTCACCGCCCAACTGCTGTACGAGGTGGGCGGGCCGGACTATCTCGGGCCGGACGTGGTGACCCGGCTGGACACGGTGCGCCTGGAGCAGGAGGGGCCGGACCGGGTCCGGGTCTCCGGGGTGCGCGGCACGCCGCCGCCGGACACGCTGAAGGTGGGCGTCAACAACCTGGGCGGCTTCCGCAACTCGATGACGTTCGTGCTGTGCGGGCTGGACATCCCGGCCAAGGCGGCCCTGGTCCGGGGCCAGGTGGAGGAGGCGGTCGGCGTCGACGGGCTGGAGTTCACGCTGGCCCGCACCGACCACCCGGACGCCGCCGACACCGAGGCGGCGAGCGCGCTGCTGCACGTACACCTGCGGGACGGCGACCGGGCGCGGGCCGGGCGGGCGTTCTCGACCGCCGCGGTGGAGCTGGCGCTCGCCTCCTACCCGGGCTGCACGTTGACCACGCTGCCCGGCGACGCGACGCCGTACGGCGTGTTCACCGCCGACACCGTCGCGCAGGACGCGGTGGAGCACGTGGCGGTGCTCCCGTCCGGCGAGCGCGTCCCGATCCCGCCGCCGCCCACGACGAAACGATTGGCGGGGCCCCCGCCTCTACCGAATGCGTTAAGCGGGGCCCCCGCCTTACACCTCAGCCGGCGCGGAGCGTTGGGGGAGGTGGTGGGAGCGCGCTCGGGCGACAAGGGTGGGGACGCCAACCTCGGCGTGTGGGCCCGGACGGACGCCACCTGGGACTGGCTGCGCGGCTGGCTCACCGTCGAGCGGCTGGCGGACCTGCTGCCGGAGACGGCGACGCTTGCCGTGGAGCGGTACGAGCTGCCGAACCTGCGCGCGGTCAACTTCGTGATCCGGGGACTGCTGGGGCCGGGCGTGGCCGCGTCCACCCGGTTCGACCCGCAGGCCAAGGCGCTGGGCGAGCTGCTCCGCGCCCGGGTGGTCGACCTGCCGGCGGAGGTGCCGGCATGA
- a CDS encoding TIGR03084 family metal-binding protein, translating into MVDLTALLADLAAESDQLDALVSGLPPEGWTRSTPAAGWTVAHQIAHLAWTDHVAHLAATDESAFFASVTAAPDLSRLVEDGAEAFLAPPDALLTRWRDGRSALAAALAAAPAGEKLPWYGTRMSPTSMATARLMETWAHGEDVADALGVTRTPTARLRHIAYLGFRTLGHGFAAHGRAVPADPVRVELAAPAGDEVWAFGPADAADRVTGPALDFCLLVTQRRHRADLALVATGPVADEWLDVAQAFAGPPGDKRQPASGAHL; encoded by the coding sequence ATGGTCGACCTGACCGCACTGCTCGCGGATCTCGCCGCCGAGTCCGACCAGCTCGACGCTCTCGTCAGCGGGTTACCCCCGGAGGGCTGGACCCGATCCACCCCCGCAGCGGGCTGGACCGTCGCGCACCAGATCGCGCACCTGGCCTGGACCGACCACGTGGCCCACCTGGCCGCCACCGACGAGTCGGCGTTCTTCGCCTCGGTCACCGCCGCGCCGGACCTGTCCCGCCTGGTCGAGGACGGCGCCGAGGCGTTCCTCGCTCCGCCTGACGCGCTGCTGACCCGCTGGCGGGACGGCCGGTCCGCGCTCGCGGCGGCCCTGGCCGCCGCCCCGGCCGGCGAGAAGCTGCCCTGGTACGGGACCCGGATGTCGCCCACCTCGATGGCCACCGCCCGGCTCATGGAGACCTGGGCGCACGGCGAGGACGTCGCCGACGCGCTCGGCGTCACCCGCACCCCGACCGCCCGGCTGCGGCACATCGCGTACCTCGGCTTCCGTACCCTCGGGCACGGCTTCGCCGCGCACGGCCGCGCGGTGCCGGCGGACCCGGTCCGGGTCGAGCTGGCCGCGCCCGCCGGCGACGAGGTCTGGGCGTTCGGGCCGGCGGACGCCGCCGACCGGGTGACCGGGCCGGCGCTCGACTTCTGCCTGCTGGTGACGCAGCGGCGGCACCGCGCCGACCTGGCCCTGGTCGCGACCGGTCCGGTCGCCGACGAGTGGCTGGACGTGGCCCAGGCGTTCGCCGGGCCGCCCGGCGACAAGCGGCAGCCGGCGAGCGGGGCGCACCTATGA
- a CDS encoding TetR/AcrR family transcriptional regulator, with protein sequence MPAAPTRVPQQERSRATQARLLEATVECLVEHGWSGTTTTVVAARAGVSRGAQLHHYPTRAALVTAAVGHLAERRAVELRTEADALPPGPQRLDRVIDLLGAAFTGPLFVAALELWVAARTDAELRGALVPLEATVGREMHRLTVELLDVDERRPGVREAVQATLDLLRGLGVANLLNDDSTRRAALLHTWKRQLATLLTPDTDDGPH encoded by the coding sequence GTGCCCGCCGCACCGACCCGCGTCCCGCAGCAGGAACGCAGCCGCGCCACCCAGGCCCGGCTGCTGGAGGCGACCGTCGAATGCCTGGTGGAGCACGGCTGGTCCGGCACCACCACCACCGTGGTGGCCGCCCGCGCCGGTGTCTCCCGGGGCGCGCAGCTCCACCACTACCCCACCAGGGCCGCGCTCGTCACCGCCGCCGTCGGCCACCTCGCCGAGCGCCGGGCGGTCGAGCTGCGCACCGAGGCGGACGCGCTGCCGCCCGGCCCGCAACGACTGGACCGGGTGATCGACCTACTCGGCGCGGCCTTCACCGGGCCGCTCTTCGTCGCCGCCCTCGAACTCTGGGTCGCCGCCCGCACCGACGCCGAGCTGCGCGGCGCGCTCGTCCCGCTGGAGGCCACGGTGGGCCGGGAGATGCACAGACTCACCGTCGAGCTGCTCGACGTCGACGAACGCCGCCCCGGCGTCCGCGAGGCGGTGCAGGCCACCCTCGACCTGCTTCGCGGGCTGGGCGTGGCAAACCTGCTCAACGACGACTCGACCCGCCGCGCGGCGCTGCTGCACACCTGGAAACGCCAGCTCGCCACGCTCCTCACCCCCGACACCGACGACGGGCCGCACTGA
- a CDS encoding aminotransferase class I/II-fold pyridoxal phosphate-dependent enzyme, giving the protein MDQFVLVGGSGFLGTATAEALLAAGARVTTVDRHPPAEAHTAAGLDWIPVDLLTDDPPELPPGIVVVLLGASEPRPRRPWTLPLDNAVSTARLLPRLAGRRVVLTSSVEVYGAVAGPLTEDTAPELAWTVEEIDDWCARARELARTPCPPWRSAPLARAMADADPTGRWTYAMAKLAQERLVAGAVDPDRLTVLRLANVVGAGQHRVATRLVRRARQGLPLPVTADAVRSFLPAGALARMLLDGIGPGVWNVGGEPVPLTDLATWIRDLCGSSSPLRTVPRSTPDSSGLVVTDRLAAAGHRIGPLRPHLAALVAEVDADRTPLFRPPLPVVVPPPPANPELVAARQQEALASGEVKHGNRWTRELTERLGKELELDDDHRVLVTASGTAALRIMVAATVGPARPGDVAVLPSYTFPATAEILVQLGYALRFADVDAATWTLDPAAVATAIGRGGVRVVLGVDTFGNPCDYPALRAVCDAAGVALLADSAAALGSLHQGRPVAQQALAHSYSMSFAKVVSAGGAGGALVLPADAAEAVLAAPAGWTRSELMNELHAVVAVDQLAELDTLVRRRVEVAEVYADAARALPVEFQQVRPGDRHCWVHWVARVAERDLVAAELAALGVQTKPYFAAIHRGPLGGGEPLPVTDRLDAEALALPMSSELTVEQAERVVAALRRCLD; this is encoded by the coding sequence ATGGATCAATTCGTGCTGGTCGGCGGCTCCGGATTCCTCGGCACCGCCACCGCCGAGGCATTGCTGGCCGCCGGGGCGCGGGTCACCACCGTGGACCGCCATCCGCCGGCCGAGGCGCACACCGCCGCCGGCCTCGACTGGATCCCGGTGGACCTGCTCACCGACGACCCGCCCGAGCTGCCGCCCGGCATCGTCGTGGTGCTGCTCGGCGCCAGCGAGCCGCGTCCCCGCCGGCCCTGGACGCTGCCGCTCGACAACGCCGTCAGCACCGCCCGGCTGCTGCCCCGCCTCGCCGGCCGGCGGGTGGTGCTGACCTCGTCCGTCGAGGTGTACGGCGCGGTGGCCGGGCCACTGACCGAGGACACCGCGCCCGAGCTGGCGTGGACCGTCGAGGAGATCGACGACTGGTGCGCGCGGGCCCGCGAGCTGGCCCGGACGCCCTGCCCACCCTGGCGGTCCGCCCCGCTGGCCCGCGCCATGGCCGACGCCGATCCCACCGGCCGCTGGACGTACGCGATGGCGAAGCTCGCCCAGGAACGGCTCGTCGCCGGCGCGGTCGACCCCGATCGGCTGACCGTGCTCCGGCTCGCGAACGTGGTCGGCGCGGGACAGCACCGGGTCGCCACCCGGCTGGTCCGCCGGGCCCGCCAGGGGTTGCCGCTGCCGGTCACCGCGGACGCCGTCCGCAGCTTCCTGCCCGCCGGCGCGCTCGCCCGGATGCTGCTCGACGGGATCGGCCCCGGCGTCTGGAACGTCGGCGGGGAGCCGGTGCCCCTCACCGACCTCGCCACCTGGATCCGGGACCTGTGCGGCTCGTCGTCGCCGCTGCGGACCGTACCCCGCTCCACGCCGGACAGCTCCGGGCTGGTGGTCACCGACAGGCTGGCCGCCGCCGGCCACCGGATCGGTCCGCTCCGCCCGCACCTGGCGGCGCTGGTCGCCGAGGTGGACGCCGACCGGACCCCGCTGTTCCGGCCGCCGCTGCCGGTGGTCGTGCCGCCCCCGCCGGCCAACCCCGAGCTGGTGGCCGCCCGCCAGCAGGAGGCGCTCGCCAGCGGCGAGGTCAAGCACGGCAACCGGTGGACGCGCGAGCTGACCGAACGACTGGGCAAGGAACTGGAACTCGACGACGACCACCGGGTCCTTGTCACCGCGTCCGGCACCGCCGCGTTGCGGATCATGGTGGCCGCCACCGTCGGCCCGGCCCGCCCCGGCGACGTGGCGGTGCTGCCGTCGTACACCTTTCCCGCGACCGCGGAGATCCTGGTCCAACTCGGGTACGCGCTGCGCTTCGCCGACGTGGACGCCGCGACCTGGACGCTCGATCCGGCGGCCGTCGCCACCGCGATCGGGCGCGGCGGCGTACGGGTGGTGCTCGGCGTCGACACCTTCGGCAACCCGTGCGACTACCCGGCCCTGCGTGCGGTCTGCGACGCGGCCGGGGTGGCGCTGCTTGCCGACTCCGCCGCCGCCCTCGGCAGCCTGCACCAGGGACGCCCGGTGGCGCAGCAGGCGCTCGCCCACTCGTACTCGATGAGTTTCGCCAAGGTGGTCTCGGCCGGTGGGGCCGGCGGCGCCCTGGTGTTGCCCGCCGACGCCGCCGAGGCGGTGCTCGCCGCGCCCGCCGGCTGGACCCGCTCGGAGCTGATGAACGAGTTGCACGCCGTCGTCGCGGTCGACCAGCTTGCGGAACTGGACACGCTGGTCCGCCGACGGGTCGAGGTGGCCGAGGTGTACGCGGACGCCGCGCGCGCCCTGCCGGTGGAGTTCCAGCAGGTCCGCCCCGGGGACCGGCACTGCTGGGTGCACTGGGTGGCCCGGGTCGCCGAGCGGGACCTGGTGGCGGCGGAGCTGGCCGCCCTCGGTGTGCAGACCAAGCCCTACTTCGCGGCCATCCACCGGGGCCCGCTCGGCGGCGGCGAACCACTGCCGGTGACCGACCGGCTGGACGCCGAGGCGCTGGCCCTGCCCATGTCCTCGGAACTCACCGTGGAGCAGGCCGAACGGGTCGTCGCCGCGCTGCGCCGCTGCCTGGACTGA
- a CDS encoding class I SAM-dependent methyltransferase: MRPSQPLYDALAPGYEEHFAVPHRRAYDDLAWERVRALLPPDAPVVDAGCGVGRWARRLLDLGHPVTGVEQAPGMIAELRRRPPGPGFTLVEGSMTEVTLPATAGAVLAMGSLQYTADPERAVRHLAGWLRPGGVLAVLVDSLVGLVLELVGAGRGEEAVDRLARRRGVWRADGHAADLHLLDRARLEAAFAAAGLVEVRSAGLLVSAGPLGRAGLAARLAADPEALLALERRLGDDPVLADAGKQLLVTGRRAPV, translated from the coding sequence ATGCGCCCGAGCCAGCCGCTGTACGACGCGCTGGCCCCCGGCTACGAGGAGCACTTCGCGGTGCCGCACCGGCGCGCCTACGACGACCTGGCGTGGGAGCGGGTGCGGGCGCTGCTGCCGCCGGACGCGCCGGTGGTGGACGCCGGCTGCGGGGTGGGCCGCTGGGCTCGGCGGTTGCTCGACCTGGGCCACCCGGTGACAGGTGTGGAGCAGGCCCCGGGGATGATCGCCGAGCTGCGCCGCCGCCCGCCAGGTCCCGGTTTCACTCTGGTCGAGGGCTCGATGACGGAGGTGACGCTGCCCGCCACGGCCGGTGCGGTGCTGGCCATGGGTTCCCTGCAGTACACCGCCGATCCCGAGCGGGCGGTCCGGCACCTGGCCGGTTGGTTGCGCCCGGGTGGGGTGCTTGCCGTGCTCGTCGACTCGCTCGTCGGCCTGGTGCTGGAGCTGGTCGGCGCGGGCCGGGGCGAGGAGGCGGTGGACCGGTTGGCCCGGCGTCGGGGTGTGTGGCGGGCCGACGGGCACGCCGCCGACCTGCACCTGCTGGACCGCGCCCGGCTGGAGGCCGCGTTCGCCGCCGCCGGCCTGGTCGAGGTCCGCAGCGCCGGGTTGCTGGTGAGCGCCGGGCCGCTGGGTCGCGCGGGGCTGGCCGCGCGACTCGCCGCCGACCCGGAGGCGCTGCTGGCGCTGGAGCGCCGGCTCGGCGATGACCCGGTCCTCGCCGACGCCGGCAAGCAACTGCTGGTGACCGGCCGCCGCGCCCCGGTCTGA
- a CDS encoding radical SAM protein, whose amino-acid sequence MADTARLAWFFGRLAVKERVAPRLHVRPLVAELFLTDNCNLRCTSCGCWTTNTKGELSTEEWRDVLRQLVALRIHKVNFTGGEPLIRPDALALMAYAREVGVRHMHLNTNGIRLTPPVLAEVLAAGVRSFNVSVDGPTALVHDRIRGRLGAFETTTRHLRNLIAERDRLGLKVRMNFTVMRDNVDSLPGIAALAQELGVTLYLNLVTDRTFLFRTDAVTGQTDVAGDRLDAALAELEAMARADRRWLPRYSELRYLRGHFDDLVQRDLPCAESQLKLMVHSRGEIGGCWAHDPTASVRQRPIAEIVDAPEYRAEHARLFRKECVGCGSNYSLNLRWRPGTYLADRQWRRGRRSLV is encoded by the coding sequence ATGGCCGACACCGCACGGCTGGCCTGGTTCTTCGGCCGGCTCGCGGTCAAGGAACGGGTCGCCCCCCGGCTGCACGTACGACCGCTCGTCGCCGAGCTGTTCCTCACCGACAACTGCAACCTGCGCTGCACGAGCTGCGGCTGCTGGACCACGAACACCAAGGGCGAGTTGTCGACCGAGGAGTGGCGGGACGTCCTGCGGCAACTCGTCGCGCTGCGCATCCACAAGGTCAACTTCACCGGCGGCGAGCCGTTGATCCGGCCGGACGCGCTGGCCCTGATGGCGTACGCCCGCGAGGTGGGCGTACGCCACATGCACCTGAACACCAACGGCATCCGGCTCACCCCGCCCGTCCTCGCCGAGGTGCTCGCCGCGGGCGTACGCAGCTTCAACGTCTCCGTCGACGGGCCGACGGCGTTGGTGCACGACCGGATCCGGGGCCGGCTCGGCGCGTTCGAGACGACCACCCGCCACCTGCGCAACCTGATCGCGGAGCGCGACCGGCTCGGCCTGAAGGTGCGGATGAACTTCACCGTGATGCGGGACAATGTGGACAGCCTGCCCGGCATCGCGGCGCTGGCCCAGGAGCTGGGCGTGACGCTCTATCTCAACCTGGTCACCGACCGGACGTTCCTGTTCCGCACCGACGCGGTCACCGGGCAGACCGACGTGGCCGGCGACCGGCTCGACGCGGCGCTGGCCGAGCTGGAGGCGATGGCCCGGGCCGACCGGCGGTGGCTGCCGCGCTACTCGGAGCTGCGCTACCTGCGCGGGCACTTCGACGACCTGGTGCAACGTGACCTGCCGTGCGCCGAGTCGCAGCTCAAGCTGATGGTGCACTCCCGGGGCGAGATCGGCGGCTGCTGGGCGCACGACCCGACCGCCTCGGTCCGGCAGCGGCCGATCGCCGAGATCGTCGACGCCCCGGAATACCGCGCCGAGCACGCGCGGCTGTTCCGCAAGGAGTGCGTCGGCTGCGGCAGCAACTACAGCCTCAACCTGCGCTGGCGACCCGGCACCTATCTGGCCGACCGGCAGTGGCGGCGCGGGCGGCGCAGCCTTGTCTGA
- a CDS encoding methyltransferase domain-containing protein produces the protein MSRADERRTGPTSRADEATRQPFATHPLRRYAFAWAALAGRTGRHLDLGCGPGDFLGTLHEHGTVSCEGADPHPGYLAGLAARHPGLPLHRLRVGGPLPFPDCRFDSVSLLDVLEHVPDEAALLAETHRVLAPGGLLVLTVPRRHVFSFLDPDNAKFDFPRLHRRIYSWRFGSQVWHSRFADLSDDLRGDMSVGRDRHTNYRTGELLDLLRAAGFAPTTVTGANLFWRWLQIPALLTGGSLRRLLERGIHLDGRLFRSANLFVVARKRPDTPVRETDTDTDRRCP, from the coding sequence ATGAGCCGGGCCGACGAGCGCCGAACCGGGCCGACGAGCCGGGCCGACGAGGCGACCCGGCAGCCGTTCGCCACCCATCCGCTGCGCCGGTACGCGTTCGCCTGGGCGGCGCTCGCCGGTCGCACCGGCCGGCACCTCGACCTGGGCTGCGGTCCCGGTGACTTCCTCGGCACGCTGCACGAGCACGGCACGGTGAGCTGCGAGGGCGCCGACCCGCACCCGGGCTACCTCGCCGGGCTGGCCGCCCGCCACCCGGGCCTGCCACTGCACCGGCTCCGGGTCGGCGGGCCGTTGCCGTTCCCCGACTGTCGCTTCGACTCGGTGAGCCTGCTCGACGTGCTGGAGCACGTGCCGGACGAGGCCGCGCTGCTCGCCGAGACGCACCGGGTGCTCGCCCCCGGCGGGCTGCTGGTGCTGACCGTGCCGCGCCGGCACGTCTTCAGTTTCCTCGACCCGGACAATGCGAAGTTCGACTTCCCCCGGCTGCACCGCCGGATCTACTCGTGGCGGTTCGGGTCGCAGGTGTGGCACAGCCGGTTCGCCGATCTCTCCGACGACCTGCGCGGCGACATGTCGGTCGGCCGGGACCGGCACACCAACTACCGCACCGGGGAGCTGCTCGACCTCCTGCGCGCGGCGGGCTTCGCGCCGACCACGGTCACCGGCGCGAACCTGTTCTGGCGGTGGTTGCAGATCCCGGCGCTGCTCACCGGCGGGTCGCTGCGCCGGCTGTTGGAGCGCGGCATCCACCTCGACGGCCGGCTCTTCCGCTCGGCCAACCTCTTCGTCGTCGCCCGGAAGCGCCCGGACACGCCCGTGCGCGAGACCGACACCGACACCGACCGGAGGTGCCCGTGA
- a CDS encoding glycosyltransferase, which translates to MGRRYRILLVSSSGGVLLDLLALRPWWERHDPVWVAVRAPDTEVALAGQRVHWQPELSTRTRLRVVPATWRALRLLRRERPDVVVSAGTGVAVGVFLAARLLRVPSLWLETFNMTGPAGAAARLCSRLAAAVLVQRPALLASRPRAVLIGELY; encoded by the coding sequence ATGGGCCGGCGTTACCGGATACTCCTCGTCTCCAGCAGCGGCGGCGTCCTGCTGGACCTGCTCGCACTGCGCCCCTGGTGGGAGCGGCACGACCCGGTCTGGGTGGCGGTCCGCGCCCCCGACACCGAGGTCGCGCTGGCCGGGCAGCGGGTGCACTGGCAGCCCGAGCTGTCGACGCGCACCCGGCTCCGGGTGGTGCCGGCGACCTGGCGGGCCCTGCGTCTGCTGCGCCGGGAGCGACCCGACGTGGTGGTGTCGGCCGGCACCGGAGTGGCGGTGGGAGTCTTCCTCGCCGCCCGCCTGCTCCGGGTGCCGTCGCTGTGGCTGGAGACGTTCAACATGACCGGGCCCGCCGGGGCCGCCGCCCGGCTCTGTTCCCGGCTCGCCGCCGCGGTGCTGGTCCAGCGGCCCGCCCTGCTGGCCTCCCGGCCCCGCGCGGTGCTCATCGGTGAGCTCTACTGA
- a CDS encoding Crp/Fnr family transcriptional regulator — MDEVLARSGIFQGVDPEAAEALAKEMETIEVRKGEVVFNEGEPGDSLYILLSGKIKVGRRAADGRQNLIAVMGPSDMVGELSLFDPGPRTATATAVTDTRLVRLRKQALRPWLNNRPEIAEQLLRVLARRLRRTNDSLADLIFTDVPGRVAKNLLQMAGRFGTRDGGVLRVTHDLTQEEIAQLVGASRETVNKALADFASRGWLRLDGKSIIILDPERLARRARV, encoded by the coding sequence ATGGACGAGGTACTGGCCCGCAGCGGGATCTTCCAGGGCGTTGACCCGGAGGCTGCCGAGGCGCTCGCCAAGGAGATGGAGACGATCGAGGTCCGCAAGGGCGAGGTCGTCTTCAACGAGGGCGAGCCCGGAGACAGTCTCTACATCCTCCTGTCCGGCAAGATCAAGGTCGGTCGCCGCGCGGCGGACGGCCGGCAGAACCTGATCGCCGTGATGGGCCCGTCGGACATGGTCGGCGAGCTGTCGCTGTTCGACCCCGGCCCGCGGACGGCGACCGCCACCGCGGTCACCGACACCCGGCTGGTCCGGCTGCGCAAGCAGGCCCTGCGGCCGTGGCTCAACAACCGCCCGGAGATCGCCGAGCAGCTGCTCCGGGTGCTGGCCCGCAGGCTGCGCCGGACCAACGACTCACTCGCCGACCTGATCTTCACCGACGTGCCGGGCCGGGTCGCCAAGAACCTGCTCCAGATGGCCGGCCGGTTCGGCACCCGCGACGGCGGCGTGCTGCGGGTGACCCACGACCTCACCCAGGAGGAGATCGCCCAGCTCGTCGGCGCCTCCCGGGAGACCGTCAACAAGGCGCTCGCCGACTTCGCCTCACGCGGCTGGCTGCGACTGGACGGCAAGAGCATCATCATCCTCGACCCGGAGCGCCTGGCCCGCCGCGCGCGGGTCTGA
- a CDS encoding adenosylcobinamide amidohydrolase: MLGEPILTSRSEAGWDIPLLVWRAATPLLAVGSAPLGGGIGVRGWVVNATVPMSYDRDDPAAHLAGLARDLDLDGPGVGLLTGVDVSEVVRRADGGVRVWATVGLGAPVWAAAPAPAAVTDPAAATARRVGTVNIVVYVPARLGDAALVNAVATATEAKAQAIWELGLPATGTATDAVTVLCPADGEPAPYGGPRSAWGAPLARAVHAAVRDGGAGTVVPWSDRRAG; this comes from the coding sequence GTGCTGGGTGAGCCGATCCTTACCAGCCGGTCGGAGGCCGGGTGGGACATTCCGCTGTTGGTCTGGCGGGCCGCCACGCCGTTGCTCGCGGTCGGCTCCGCCCCGCTGGGCGGGGGGATCGGCGTCCGGGGGTGGGTGGTGAACGCGACCGTGCCGATGTCGTACGACCGGGACGACCCCGCCGCCCACCTGGCCGGGCTGGCCCGCGATCTCGACCTGGACGGACCCGGGGTCGGGCTGCTGACCGGCGTGGACGTGAGCGAGGTGGTGCGCCGGGCGGACGGTGGTGTCCGGGTCTGGGCGACGGTCGGCCTGGGCGCCCCGGTGTGGGCCGCCGCGCCCGCCCCCGCCGCCGTGACGGACCCCGCCGCCGCGACGGCCCGGCGCGTCGGCACGGTCAACATCGTCGTGTACGTGCCGGCCCGGCTCGGGGACGCGGCCCTGGTTAACGCGGTGGCCACGGCCACCGAGGCGAAGGCGCAGGCGATCTGGGAGCTGGGGCTGCCGGCCACCGGGACCGCCACCGACGCGGTGACCGTGCTCTGCCCGGCCGACGGCGAGCCGGCCCCGTACGGCGGCCCGCGCTCGGCGTGGGGCGCACCGCTGGCCCGCGCCGTGCACGCCGCGGTGCGCGACGGCGGCGCCGGCACGGTGGTGCCGTGGTCCGACCGGCGGGCAGGCTGA